The following coding sequences are from one Myxococcales bacterium window:
- a CDS encoding AAA family ATPase: MKVESIRLKNFRAFRDVHMREIPRFCVLVGANGTGKSTLFSVFDFLKEAMTTNVTTAMGRLGGSRGIREVRSRGSAGPIEIELKLRVDLGRNQPSLITYVLSIDEEGGRPVVEREILKYRRGSSGKPWHFLDFSRGSGHAVTNELDSVQDENQLEREAQTLKSPDILAIKGLAQFERFPAAVALGNLIENWHLSDFHISRARPEQEIGYAEHLSREGENLSLVIEFLNKQHPALFDEILSRLARRIPGIKKVDSKVTEEGRVLLRFQDGAFEDPFLARYVSDGTIKMLAYLVLLLDPNPRPLLCVEEPENQLYPSLLTDLAEEFRSYAVQGGQVFVSTHSPDFLNAVELDEAFWLVKNPDGFTTIKRARDDEQLAAYVAEGDKLGHLWKLGLLEGADPR; the protein is encoded by the coding sequence ATGAAGGTTGAGTCCATTCGCCTGAAGAACTTCCGCGCCTTTCGCGACGTACACATGCGCGAAATCCCGCGGTTTTGCGTGCTCGTCGGCGCCAACGGCACCGGCAAGAGCACCCTTTTCTCCGTCTTCGACTTCCTCAAAGAGGCCATGACCACCAACGTCACCACCGCCATGGGGCGCCTTGGTGGCAGCCGCGGCATCCGGGAGGTCAGGTCCCGCGGATCCGCCGGCCCCATCGAAATCGAGCTCAAGCTGCGGGTCGACCTGGGGCGGAATCAGCCCAGCCTCATCACCTACGTCCTTTCAATAGACGAAGAAGGAGGCCGCCCCGTCGTCGAACGAGAGATCCTGAAGTACCGACGGGGCAGCAGCGGCAAACCCTGGCACTTTCTCGATTTCAGCCGAGGCTCCGGCCACGCCGTCACCAACGAACTCGACTCCGTCCAAGACGAAAACCAGCTCGAACGAGAAGCGCAGACCCTCAAAAGCCCCGACATCCTCGCCATCAAGGGCCTCGCCCAATTCGAACGCTTCCCCGCCGCCGTGGCCCTAGGAAACCTGATCGAAAACTGGCACCTCTCCGACTTCCACATCAGCCGCGCCCGCCCCGAACAAGAGATCGGGTACGCCGAACACCTCTCCCGGGAAGGCGAGAACCTCTCCCTCGTCATCGAGTTTCTCAACAAGCAGCATCCCGCCCTCTTCGACGAGATCCTATCCCGGCTCGCCCGGCGCATTCCCGGCATCAAGAAGGTCGATTCCAAAGTCACCGAAGAAGGCCGCGTGCTGCTCCGCTTTCAGGACGGCGCCTTCGAGGATCCCTTTCTCGCGCGGTACGTCTCCGACGGAACCATCAAGATGCTCGCCTACCTCGTGCTCCTGCTCGATCCCAACCCCCGCCCCCTGCTTTGCGTCGAGGAGCCCGAGAACCAGCTCTACCCCTCGCTCCTGACCGACCTTGCCGAGGAGTTCCGATCCTACGCCGTGCAAGGCGGCCAGGTCTTCGTTTCCACCCACTCCCCCGACTTCCTCAACGCCGTGGAACTGGACGAAGCCTTCTGGCTCGTGAAGAACCCCGATGGCTTCACCACCATCAAACGCGCCCGGGACGACGAGCAGCTTGCCGCTTACGTCGCCGAAGGCGACAAGCTCGGCCACCTGTGGAAGCTAGGCCTGCTCGAAGGAGCCGATCCCCGGTGA
- the pglX gene encoding BREX-2 system adenine-specific DNA-methyltransferase PglX codes for MNEMAKTNARKKKTLTLTQALASFLSRVLLPDLKERAEQGGVKAALQRQHAAEVEGKRTADGFLEWQARTLEQVGAAWVLSCVFVRTLEDRGLLGQRRLAGPGAGDSEQLFFELAPSLTARDYLLEVFREVGSLPGAEELFGARHNPVWRLSPSNEAARKLLEFFREPGEAGEGLAWEFAGGDTRFLGDLYQDLSEEVRKRYALLQTPDFVERFILDQTLEPAIAEFGLKEVRVIDPTCGSGHFLLGAFDRLVDHRLRVEPGIDVRTHAAAALEQVYGVDVNPYAVAIARFRLTLAYLEKAGITKLAQAPKLPLNLVVADSLLHGGKGREMLLVEQDSGQIDHAAWGTEMFALDDPLGARKVFRQRYHAVVGNPPYITCKDSALREVYRAAYRSAAGKYALAAPFTERFFELASDGGFVGLINANSFMKREFGKQLIEEVLPRLDLTRVIDTSGAYIPGHGTPTVLLFGRNQKPSSSSVNAVLGKRGEPSTPEDAEQGFVWRSIAEHGAEVGFENEYVSVAAVGRETLNAHPWSLGGGGAAELKELLEDRTATTLGDIAGSIGIASFTLEDDAFLATADVFRRNRVPEEHTREMMIGESIRDWGVGECPVAFFPYDSDLRPIKDEELALRYLWPYRTNLANNKLFGGKTKVEGGLRWYEYGRLTTDKLRTPLSIAFAEVATHNHFVLDRGGKVFKQTAPIIKLPESATEDDHLALLAYLNSSTACFWMKQVCYPKGGDHMGDGGRLSATKWQDRYALASNAIKPLPVPDLSGFAPFGAKMLALVEERNALLSALAVAAPAADWGDLVARAEEDDRRLLEKMVVLQEQLDWYTYRAFGLSEAVRRRACMGRVAWPTTIRVPGLGANIGRRPRCSMVCEKRLLSAPEGFASRHASPGRVYKELNRAFPDRDDGL; via the coding sequence GTGAACGAGATGGCGAAGACGAACGCACGCAAGAAAAAGACTCTGACGCTCACGCAGGCTCTGGCTTCATTCCTGTCGCGGGTGCTGCTGCCTGATTTGAAGGAGAGGGCGGAGCAGGGGGGGGTAAAGGCGGCTTTGCAGCGCCAGCATGCGGCGGAGGTGGAGGGGAAGCGTACGGCGGATGGTTTTTTGGAATGGCAGGCGCGAACGCTGGAGCAGGTGGGGGCGGCGTGGGTGCTTTCGTGCGTGTTCGTGAGGACGTTGGAGGATCGGGGGCTTTTGGGGCAGCGGCGGCTGGCGGGGCCGGGGGCGGGGGATAGTGAGCAGTTGTTCTTTGAATTGGCGCCTTCTTTGACGGCGCGGGACTACCTTCTGGAGGTGTTCCGCGAGGTGGGGAGTTTGCCGGGGGCGGAGGAGCTTTTTGGGGCGCGGCACAATCCTGTGTGGCGGCTTTCGCCAAGCAACGAGGCGGCGCGGAAGCTGTTGGAGTTTTTCCGCGAGCCGGGTGAGGCGGGGGAGGGGCTGGCGTGGGAGTTCGCGGGGGGCGATACGCGGTTTTTGGGGGATCTGTATCAGGATCTTTCTGAAGAGGTGCGTAAGCGGTATGCGCTTTTGCAGACGCCGGACTTCGTAGAGCGGTTCATCCTGGATCAGACGCTGGAGCCGGCGATCGCGGAGTTCGGGCTGAAGGAGGTGCGGGTGATCGATCCGACGTGTGGATCGGGGCACTTTCTTTTGGGTGCTTTTGATCGGCTGGTGGATCACCGGTTGCGGGTGGAGCCGGGGATCGACGTGCGGACGCATGCGGCGGCGGCGTTGGAGCAGGTTTACGGGGTGGATGTGAATCCGTACGCGGTGGCGATCGCGCGGTTTCGGTTGACGCTGGCGTATCTGGAGAAGGCGGGGATCACGAAGCTGGCGCAGGCGCCGAAGTTGCCGCTGAATTTGGTGGTGGCGGATTCGTTGCTTCATGGCGGCAAGGGGCGCGAGATGCTGCTGGTCGAGCAGGATTCGGGGCAGATCGATCATGCGGCGTGGGGAACAGAGATGTTCGCGCTGGATGATCCGTTGGGAGCCCGAAAAGTGTTCAGGCAGCGGTACCACGCCGTGGTGGGCAACCCGCCGTATATCACCTGCAAGGACAGCGCCTTGCGCGAGGTCTATCGGGCTGCGTATCGAAGTGCTGCGGGGAAGTACGCGTTGGCGGCGCCGTTCACCGAGCGGTTCTTTGAGTTGGCGAGCGATGGCGGATTCGTGGGGCTCATCAACGCGAACTCGTTCATGAAGCGCGAGTTCGGGAAGCAGCTCATCGAGGAGGTGCTGCCCCGGCTCGACCTGACCCGCGTGATCGATACGTCGGGGGCCTACATACCCGGGCATGGAACGCCCACGGTGCTGCTGTTTGGTCGGAACCAAAAGCCGTCCTCGAGTTCCGTGAATGCGGTGCTGGGGAAGCGTGGGGAGCCGAGTACACCTGAAGACGCGGAACAGGGCTTCGTTTGGCGCTCGATCGCTGAACATGGTGCCGAGGTTGGGTTCGAGAATGAGTACGTCTCGGTCGCAGCAGTTGGGCGGGAGACACTCAACGCACATCCATGGTCGCTCGGGGGCGGCGGCGCTGCTGAGCTCAAGGAGTTGCTTGAGGACCGCACAGCGACGACGCTTGGAGACATCGCCGGCAGCATAGGCATCGCCAGCTTTACCCTGGAAGATGATGCTTTCCTTGCGACCGCCGATGTGTTTCGCCGAAATCGGGTTCCCGAGGAGCACACCCGAGAGATGATGATTGGTGAGTCGATCCGTGACTGGGGTGTAGGGGAGTGCCCGGTAGCCTTCTTTCCTTACGATTCAGATCTTCGTCCGATTAAGGATGAAGAGCTGGCTCTCCGTTATCTTTGGCCGTACAGGACCAATCTTGCGAACAACAAGCTGTTCGGCGGGAAGACCAAGGTGGAAGGCGGGCTTCGCTGGTACGAGTACGGGCGTCTTACGACAGACAAGCTCCGCACCCCCCTATCCATCGCCTTCGCCGAAGTCGCCACCCACAACCACTTCGTCCTCGACCGCGGCGGCAAGGTCTTCAAGCAGACAGCCCCCATCATCAAACTCCCCGAATCCGCCACCGAAGACGACCACCTAGCCCTCCTCGCCTACCTAAACAGCTCCACCGCCTGCTTCTGGATGAAACAGGTCTGTTATCCAAAAGGGGGAGACCATATGGGCGATGGGGGGCGCCTCTCGGCAACCAAGTGGCAAGACAGGTATGCCTTGGCTTCAAATGCCATTAAGCCGCTTCCCGTACCTGACCTCTCCGGCTTTGCCCCTTTCGGGGCGAAAATGTTGGCACTGGTCGAGGAGCGGAATGCGCTTCTGTCCGCACTCGCTGTCGCAGCCCCGGCGGCCGACTGGGGCGATCTAGTCGCTCGAGCCGAGGAGGACGACCGACGGCTTCTCGAGAAAATGGTTGTTCTGCAAGAGCAGCTCGACTGGTACACCTACCGCGCCTTCGGGCTGTCGGAGGCTGTCCGACGACGTGCCTGCATGGGTCGTGTCGCCTGGCCAACGACCATTCGAGTGCCTGGTCTGGGAGCGAATATCGGAAGGCGACCCCGATGCTCAATGGTTTGCGAGAAGCGGCTACTCTCGGCCCCCGAAGGATTTGCCAGCCGCCACGCTTCGCCTGGTCGAGTCTATAAGGAGCTCAACAGAGCTTTCCCTGATAGAGACGATGGACTATAA
- a CDS encoding DUF4276 family protein, whose product MRHLVFLLEEPSARDLLEHVVPRIVPAPDVSASYLVFEGKSDLEKGMTTKMRAWRRPNSGFVVLRDQDAGDCRKVRQKLFDLAEASQQALFTVRVACRELESWILGDWTAVARAFDKPALEAQSRKATYKNPDLLSNPVEELRKHIPTYQKRDGARRVGAHLDLARNCSPSFRAFCTGVQKLVNAIGTTAS is encoded by the coding sequence GTGAGGCACCTCGTGTTCTTGTTGGAAGAGCCCTCTGCCAGGGATCTGCTGGAGCACGTCGTGCCCCGCATCGTGCCCGCACCCGACGTTTCCGCCTCCTACCTCGTCTTTGAAGGCAAGAGCGATCTCGAGAAGGGCATGACCACCAAGATGCGTGCCTGGCGCCGGCCCAACTCCGGCTTTGTCGTTCTGCGCGACCAGGACGCCGGTGACTGCCGCAAGGTGCGCCAGAAGCTCTTCGATCTCGCCGAGGCGTCCCAGCAGGCTCTCTTCACCGTGCGCGTCGCCTGCCGTGAGCTCGAATCCTGGATCCTGGGTGACTGGACCGCCGTGGCCAGGGCTTTCGACAAGCCTGCCCTGGAAGCGCAGTCCCGGAAAGCCACTTACAAGAACCCCGACCTTCTCAGCAACCCCGTGGAAGAGTTGCGCAAGCACATTCCCACTTACCAAAAACGCGACGGTGCACGCCGCGTCGGGGCTCACCTCGACCTCGCTCGCAACTGCTCCCCCAGCTTCCGCGCCTTCTGTACCGGCGTTCAGAAGCTGGTGAACGCCATCGGAACCACCGCCTCATGA
- a CDS encoding protein kinase, whose protein sequence is MALSNDRILVRGTSPHQHEREAVEFAIKALPDTAPYVLWALVDLVDGSGRRYDLDLVVIGFHALYVVEIKSHPGRISGDVVDWVITFPEGGTTRIENPNRLNNHKAKVLASMLQKRWRYHDRPAPWVQSLVFASAENVDVQLEGAARHHVVTRQSFARALQFGEYPGVDARSLKFPLNGPQVRETARILQEIGLRESATKRKVGDLVLGKLLVEHDGYQDHLAENEAIKDIKARVRTYQIPEGSGLEQRTSLIRAAEREARVLTVLSDHPNILKLRNYVTEGPMGAPAVVFDSFEGGMPLDAFLRAHPDLDLNERTGIIARIAEALAYCHRKSYLHRNLGPSSVLVRRNPDDEKLEIRLFNFQLAKVTDTSTTTIHSTMHLTAWREVSEEIYVAPEVLENPNKASRQSDIFSLGALAYLILVGRPPGRNLVEREALLKRGYLSPATARDGLAEGDVGGVGGGPEGVVESRGLEDVMEMATSRNLVIRADDAAEWADLLIDAVTAPTPEPEASHVHPLEARKNDVIGPNMLVTGVLGSGSTARTLRVDMEGGTFALKVALSADHDARLQDEADVLELLDKDRGSDRIVKLHGVHKVGGRTCLRLTYAGRTLARELSEEGVLSLDYARRWGEDLLLALEHLEERGVQHRDIKPANLGVLEGDQKKKRHLMLFDFSLSKADAQEIRQGTPAYRDPFLPARGRWDDHADRYAAAITLHEILTGERPRWGEHDTASATDAEITLAAERFDATIREGLVGFFKKALARGLKDRFSSADEMRLEWVRSIAPPSRARVVEASAEVADPVAVGGPQGPLALPPGLNLNTSVEALPLPARAKNALYRAGVLRVEDLLRLPNNQLSAMRGVGRGTAREILEFVQRPEFDGLRAALASSVAGLVRFAPDYAGGPIPLHVVESLSAAAVDRLRLAGLLDLQAVAGASAPVVAQILSDCAGEAEKLKATMGAAWVREFAQQRSLDTWLEAALPDPARAKGSGKPLLYVRQLFGLDAVKGGYVDSVAKLAADLGVTRPLIYQAVAKLKEGWLALPFLDQLQALVTASLPPGEDMAPLSRVARALSESLSGGPAAGGDRVKRATALVRVAVETNEDLVLGRVRDQLWLGRVGCDFGPLQQLGDEADKLALAEPLLSPGFAKERLRQAVRGTSLAGLADEPLMGLAVAASTKAASSARMEIYPRGLQGGRALDLSLASLPPRGLDAASVRQIVAARYPDAEALPEDGALRGLMEARGYRFDVATGQFGRPTSVLVRSTEAPSTRMATTHTGHREKVDPEAFEFNRDIEVRVKNRRFCVLEVLPGLAVRAGAELAGRLGVAPRDLEAELLAAADRLMAADGVQVGTVYEADRVGPAGGEWDQLTGLMDDAAGVVLEALKQERAPLVLMNPGLLARYGLTGFLKGLIAHAGDHDDAPAIFLIVPSAGDGGARISHPLRDLPIPIISPAQRLRVPGNWLKNLDRGRYPSA, encoded by the coding sequence ATGGCGCTGTCGAACGATCGGATTTTGGTGCGGGGCACGTCGCCCCACCAGCACGAACGCGAGGCGGTCGAGTTCGCGATCAAGGCGCTGCCCGATACGGCGCCTTACGTCCTGTGGGCGCTGGTCGACTTGGTCGACGGCAGTGGGAGACGCTACGACCTGGACTTGGTGGTCATCGGCTTCCACGCGCTTTACGTGGTGGAGATCAAGAGCCATCCGGGCCGCATCAGCGGTGACGTGGTCGACTGGGTGATCACGTTTCCCGAGGGGGGAACCACGCGCATCGAGAACCCGAACCGGCTGAACAACCACAAGGCCAAGGTGCTGGCCAGCATGCTGCAAAAGCGCTGGCGCTACCACGACCGGCCGGCGCCCTGGGTGCAGTCGCTGGTGTTTGCGTCAGCCGAAAACGTGGACGTGCAGCTGGAAGGGGCGGCCCGCCACCACGTGGTCACCCGGCAGTCATTCGCGCGGGCGTTGCAGTTCGGCGAATACCCGGGGGTCGACGCGCGCTCGTTGAAGTTCCCTCTGAACGGGCCACAGGTGCGGGAGACGGCACGGATTCTCCAGGAGATTGGCCTTCGCGAAAGCGCCACCAAACGGAAGGTGGGGGACTTGGTGCTGGGAAAGCTGTTGGTCGAGCACGACGGCTACCAGGACCACCTGGCCGAGAACGAAGCGATCAAGGACATCAAGGCGCGGGTGCGCACGTACCAGATCCCCGAGGGGTCGGGGCTGGAGCAGCGAACGTCGTTGATCCGGGCGGCAGAGCGTGAGGCGCGTGTTCTGACGGTGCTCTCGGATCACCCGAACATCCTCAAACTCCGCAATTACGTCACGGAGGGCCCGATGGGCGCGCCGGCTGTCGTGTTCGACAGCTTCGAGGGGGGCATGCCGCTGGATGCGTTCCTGAGGGCGCATCCAGACCTGGATCTGAACGAACGCACGGGGATCATCGCGCGCATCGCCGAGGCGCTGGCCTACTGCCATCGCAAATCTTACTTGCACCGGAATCTGGGGCCTTCTTCGGTGCTGGTTCGGCGCAATCCGGATGACGAGAAGCTCGAGATTCGGCTCTTCAACTTTCAGTTGGCGAAAGTCACGGACACCTCGACGACGACGATCCACAGCACCATGCACCTGACAGCGTGGCGGGAGGTCAGCGAGGAGATCTACGTGGCTCCGGAGGTGCTGGAAAACCCGAACAAGGCGAGCCGCCAAAGCGACATCTTCTCGCTGGGGGCGCTGGCGTACCTGATTCTGGTGGGCCGGCCGCCGGGGCGGAACCTGGTGGAACGGGAAGCGCTGCTCAAGCGGGGCTATCTGTCGCCGGCCACGGCGCGCGATGGCTTGGCCGAGGGCGACGTGGGGGGCGTTGGCGGGGGGCCTGAAGGTGTGGTCGAGTCAAGGGGGCTCGAGGACGTGATGGAGATGGCGACGTCGCGCAACCTGGTCATTCGCGCGGACGACGCAGCGGAATGGGCGGATCTGCTGATCGACGCGGTCACGGCGCCCACGCCGGAGCCGGAGGCCAGCCATGTGCACCCGCTGGAGGCGCGCAAGAACGACGTCATCGGGCCGAACATGCTGGTCACGGGGGTGCTGGGCTCGGGCTCGACGGCGCGCACGCTGCGGGTGGACATGGAGGGGGGGACGTTCGCGCTGAAGGTGGCGCTTTCTGCGGATCACGACGCGCGGCTGCAGGACGAAGCGGATGTTCTGGAGTTGCTCGACAAGGATCGGGGCTCGGATCGCATCGTCAAGCTGCATGGGGTGCACAAGGTGGGGGGCCGCACGTGCTTGCGGCTGACGTACGCGGGCCGCACGTTGGCGCGTGAGCTTTCGGAAGAGGGCGTGTTGAGTCTGGACTATGCCCGCCGCTGGGGGGAAGACCTGTTGCTGGCGCTGGAGCACCTGGAAGAGCGGGGCGTTCAGCATAGAGACATCAAGCCGGCGAACCTGGGGGTGCTGGAGGGGGATCAGAAGAAAAAGCGGCACTTGATGCTGTTCGACTTTTCGCTGTCGAAGGCGGACGCGCAGGAGATTCGGCAGGGCACGCCGGCGTACAGGGATCCTTTCCTGCCGGCACGGGGGCGATGGGACGATCATGCGGATCGCTATGCGGCGGCGATCACCTTGCACGAGATTCTGACGGGCGAGCGACCCCGCTGGGGGGAGCACGACACGGCCAGCGCCACGGATGCCGAGATCACGCTGGCGGCGGAGCGCTTCGACGCGACGATTCGCGAGGGGCTGGTTGGCTTTTTCAAGAAGGCTCTGGCGCGAGGTCTGAAAGACCGGTTTTCGTCGGCCGATGAGATGCGGCTCGAGTGGGTGCGTTCGATCGCACCGCCGTCGCGGGCGCGGGTGGTGGAGGCCAGCGCGGAGGTGGCGGATCCGGTGGCGGTGGGGGGGCCGCAGGGGCCTCTGGCTTTGCCGCCTGGGCTGAACCTGAACACGTCGGTCGAGGCGTTGCCGTTGCCGGCGCGGGCGAAAAACGCGCTTTACCGTGCGGGGGTTCTTCGGGTGGAGGATCTTCTGCGTTTGCCGAACAACCAGCTGTCGGCGATGCGGGGGGTGGGGCGGGGCACGGCGCGGGAGATCTTGGAGTTCGTGCAGCGGCCAGAGTTCGATGGGCTGCGCGCGGCTTTGGCCAGTTCTGTTGCGGGGCTGGTGCGTTTTGCGCCGGACTATGCGGGGGGGCCGATTCCGCTGCACGTGGTGGAATCGCTTTCGGCCGCGGCGGTGGACAGGCTCAGGCTGGCGGGGCTTTTGGATCTGCAAGCGGTGGCGGGGGCCAGTGCGCCCGTGGTGGCGCAGATTTTGAGTGACTGCGCGGGTGAGGCGGAGAAGCTGAAGGCGACGATGGGGGCGGCGTGGGTGCGCGAGTTTGCGCAGCAGCGCTCGCTGGACACGTGGCTCGAGGCGGCTTTGCCGGATCCGGCGCGGGCGAAGGGCAGTGGCAAGCCTTTGCTGTACGTGCGGCAGTTGTTCGGCCTGGATGCTGTGAAGGGGGGCTACGTCGACAGCGTGGCGAAGTTGGCGGCGGATCTGGGGGTGACGCGGCCGCTGATTTACCAGGCGGTGGCCAAGCTGAAGGAGGGGTGGTTGGCGCTGCCGTTTCTGGATCAGCTGCAGGCGCTGGTGACTGCGAGTTTGCCTCCGGGGGAAGACATGGCGCCTTTGTCTCGTGTGGCGCGGGCTCTGTCGGAATCGCTTTCGGGGGGGCCGGCTGCGGGGGGGGATCGGGTGAAGCGGGCTACGGCCTTGGTTCGGGTGGCGGTGGAGACGAATGAGGATCTGGTGCTGGGGCGGGTGCGCGATCAGCTGTGGCTGGGGCGGGTGGGCTGCGATTTCGGGCCGCTTCAGCAACTGGGTGATGAGGCGGACAAGCTGGCGCTGGCAGAGCCTCTGCTGTCTCCGGGGTTCGCGAAGGAGCGGCTGCGGCAGGCGGTCAGGGGCACGTCTTTGGCGGGGCTTGCAGACGAGCCTTTGATGGGGCTTGCGGTGGCGGCTTCGACGAAGGCGGCGAGCAGCGCGCGCATGGAGATCTACCCGCGGGGGTTGCAGGGGGGGCGGGCTTTGGATCTTTCGTTGGCTTCGTTGCCGCCGCGGGGGCTGGATGCGGCTTCGGTGCGGCAGATCGTGGCGGCGCGCTATCCGGATGCAGAGGCTTTGCCGGAAGACGGGGCTTTGCGGGGGCTGATGGAGGCGCGGGGTTATCGCTTCGATGTTGCGACGGGGCAGTTCGGGAGGCCGACTTCGGTGTTGGTGCGGTCTACGGAGGCGCCGTCCACGCGGATGGCCACGACGCACACGGGGCACCGGGAAAAGGTTGATCCTGAGGCGTTCGAGTTCAACCGCGACATCGAGGTGCGGGTGAAAAACCGGCGCTTCTGCGTGCTGGAGGTTTTGCCGGGGCTGGCGGTGCGGGCGGGGGCTGAGTTGGCGGGGCGTTTGGGGGTGGCGCCGCGGGATCTAGAGGCTGAATTGCTGGCGGCGGCGGATCGGCTGATGGCGGCGGATGGGGTGCAGGTGGGTACGGTATACGAGGCGGATCGTGTGGGGCCTGCGGGGGGGGAGTGGGATCAGCTGACGGGGTTGATGGACGACGCGGCGGGGGTGGTGCTGGAGGCGCTGAAGCAGGAGAGGGCGCCGCTGGTGTTGATGAACCCGGGGTTGTTGGCGCGCTATGGGCTGACGGGGTTTTTGAAGGGGTTGATCGCGCACGCGGGGGATCACGACGATGCGCCTGCGATTTTTCTGATCGTGCCTTCTGCGGGTGATGGGGGGGCGCGTATCTCGCATCCGCTGCGGGACTTGCCCATTCCGATCATCTCTCCGGCGCAGCGGTTGAGGGTGCCGGGCAATTGGCTGAAGAACTTGGACCGGGGGCGATACCCTTCGGCGTGA